The sequence CCCTGCGCCAGGGCCGAGCGCACCGCGTCCCCCACGTGGGCGGCGTCGTCGAACCCGATGACGACGACGCTCACCTGCGACGGGCGGGGACTTCTGGCTCGGACGGATTCCACGGCTTGCGTGACGTGCGCGGCTCGCATGACTTGTTCGGCCTCCACGGGACGGAATGGTGGAGAGTAGTTGCAATTTTCCGTTAAGAGCTATTTACGGCACTTACTGTCTCATGCGAAAGATGGCGTGCGTGGGGCGGGGGTTGCGTCCCCTCGTCCTCGGGCCGCGGCACGGCGGGCCGGGTCCCGGCCGTCCACAGGCGGTGGAAGGAGAGCCCGGCGGCCGTCACCAGCAGGCCGTTGCGGACGAGCATCAGCAGGGAGCCCGTCCATGTGCAGGCCACGACGTCGTCGTACAGGACGGGGTACGCGAGGGCGCTGACCGCGGCGGCGGCCGTGATCAGCATCGCGACCGGGCGTTGCGTGGTGTGCCGGGAGGTCAGGCACACGGCGGCCAGACCGATCAGCCACACCAGGTACTGGGGACTGATGACCCGGCTCGTCACGGTGAACAGGAGCACGGCGCCGAGCGCGGCGTCGTACGGGGTCGCCGGCGTCCAGTGCCGCGCGCGCAGCCGCCACAGCAGCAGGGCGCCGAAGGCGGCGACGGTGAGCGCGAGCGACAGCGCGGCGACCGAGGTCACGTACGGACCGGTGAACTCCATCGCGCCGTACCGGTAGCCGACGCGCCCGGGCCAGCCCGCGTGGTGCGCGAAGGACAGGGCCGTGCCGCCGAGCGACTCGATCTGCACACCCCGGCCGCTCTGCTGGTGCAGGAAGTCGAAGGGGGAACGGAAGAGGGCGGCCAGGGTCAGCAGCAGCACGCCCGCGGTGACCGCG is a genomic window of Streptomyces sp. NBC_00414 containing:
- a CDS encoding glycosyltransferase family 87 protein, producing the protein MKTRTTSRTTTRLLPLAAAWSATRALMLWLLLQDGRAPLGVGGVAREVHELYARWYGVLAGGTFPSGDRLWQYPPGAGPVLLSPGLLPGLTYFQAFVALTLATDLLVAAVLTRAGRRPGRSLRGAALWTAALPLLLHIPLARYDVQVTALAVISLLTSSRSTRVCGVFAALGALVKVWPALTLIGTPRGRTTKEAWTSAAVTAGVLLLTLAALFRSPFDFLHQQSGRGVQIESLGGTALSFAHHAGWPGRVGYRYGAMEFTGPYVTSVAALSLALTVAAFGALLLWRLRARHWTPATPYDAALGAVLLFTVTSRVISPQYLVWLIGLAAVCLTSRHTTQRPVAMLITAAAAVSALAYPVLYDDVVACTWTGSLLMLVRNGLLVTAAGLSFHRLWTAGTRPAVPRPEDEGTQPPPHARHLSHETVSAVNSS